In Leptodesmis sichuanensis A121, the following are encoded in one genomic region:
- a CDS encoding cell division protein SepF: MSNIFNKLRDFVGFNEPMDYEYEYDEMDGDDYQNLYQQEQPQPMPAEDARSRRTRMRDRSPLIAETPMGAPTMTGSSLNNVIGMPGAANGISEVVVMEPRSFEEMPQVIQALRERKSVVLNLMIMDPDQAQRAVDFVAGGTYAIDGHQERIGESIFLFTPSCVQVSTQNNVIHEVPMPQPAVRVPRTSTQTSAWGTEAIRMAQ, encoded by the coding sequence GTGAGTAATATTTTCAACAAACTACGGGACTTTGTTGGTTTCAACGAGCCAATGGATTACGAGTACGAATACGACGAAATGGATGGAGACGACTATCAAAATCTCTATCAACAAGAACAACCTCAACCGATGCCTGCTGAGGATGCCCGGAGTCGTCGTACTCGGATGCGCGATCGTTCACCCCTTATCGCTGAGACACCTATGGGAGCACCAACAATGACTGGAAGCAGCTTAAACAATGTAATTGGTATGCCTGGAGCCGCGAATGGAATTTCCGAAGTCGTGGTGATGGAACCACGTTCTTTTGAGGAGATGCCCCAAGTGATTCAGGCTCTGCGCGAACGGAAGTCTGTGGTGCTGAATTTGATGATCATGGATCCCGATCAGGCCCAACGCGCTGTGGACTTTGTGGCGGGTGGTACGTACGCGATCGACGGCCATCAAGAACGGATTGGCGAAAGCATCTTCCTGTTCACTCCTAGCTGTGTTCAAGTCAGCACTCAAAATAATGTGATTCACGAAGTTCCCATGCCTCAGCCCGCTGTCCGGGTTCCGCGCACCAGTACTCAAACCTCTGCCTGGGGAACTGAAGCCATCCGGATGGCTCAATAA
- the proC gene encoding pyrroline-5-carboxylate reductase: MEIVVELTIRFGMIGGGMMGEALISRLIAQGLYPAQDVIVSEPLPERRSFLMNQYGVQVTDDNSAAATAPILLLAIKPQVFETVAQKLAIAPSAPSPSLILSILAGTPLAKLEAAFPGKAVIRAMPNTPATVGAGMTAIAPGKQVQPEQIEQAQRIFAAVGEVVQVPESAMDAVTGLSGSGPGYIALVVEALTDGGVAAGLPRAIAAKLALQTVKGTAQLLQETGLHPAELKDRVTSPGGTTIAGIAHLERAGFRSALIEAVQAAYRRSQELGSGNGN, from the coding sequence TTGGAGATAGTCGTTGAATTGACGATTCGATTTGGCATGATCGGTGGCGGGATGATGGGGGAAGCGCTCATCTCCCGCCTGATTGCTCAGGGGCTTTATCCAGCTCAGGATGTGATCGTCAGTGAGCCATTACCAGAACGTCGTAGCTTTTTAATGAACCAGTATGGGGTTCAGGTGACTGACGACAATTCGGCAGCGGCTACGGCCCCAATATTGCTACTGGCGATCAAACCCCAAGTGTTTGAGACTGTAGCGCAGAAACTGGCGATCGCACCTTCGGCTCCTTCCCCCTCCCTGATCCTATCTATCCTGGCGGGCACCCCTTTGGCGAAACTGGAAGCGGCGTTTCCCGGTAAGGCTGTGATTCGAGCGATGCCCAACACTCCGGCAACTGTTGGCGCTGGCATGACTGCGATCGCTCCTGGCAAACAGGTGCAACCAGAGCAAATCGAGCAGGCGCAACGCATCTTCGCGGCAGTCGGAGAAGTGGTGCAAGTTCCCGAATCGGCGATGGATGCAGTGACAGGGTTATCCGGATCTGGCCCTGGCTACATTGCCCTAGTGGTAGAAGCCCTCACAGATGGCGGAGTAGCAGCAGGTTTACCACGGGCGATCGCCGCGAAACTGGCTTTGCAAACTGTGAAAGGAACCGCCCAACTGTTACAAGAAACCGGCCTGCATCCCGCTGAATTAAAAGATCGCGTGACCAGTCCTGGCGGCACCACCATCGCTGGTATCGCTCATCTGGAACGCGCTGGCTTCCGCTCTGCCCTGATAGAAGCTGTGCAAGCAGCCTATAGGCGCTCTCAAGAATTAGGCAGCGGAAATGGGAATTAG
- a CDS encoding NAD-dependent epimerase/dehydratase family protein codes for MKTLVTGANGFTGSHLVKLLSQQGNQVVGLVRRSSDRSRLAGLPVQLVEGDITDRNALKTAMQGVDVVFHTAAYVELGLVNEPEMERVNVAGTRAVIDTARQIGVEKLIYCSTIGIFGDTAGKAVNETFQRQQQGFSSAYDRTKYEAQQLVDQAAREGFHTVSILPSGIFGTDDPHFGPVLKSFLQGKLKLWAGGQRVTGIVHVDDLALAMLLAVEKAQPGEHYIISAGDLTTREMFEILSQETGIPVPAEAPEALVRLAGNVLDPIGRLFSWQPPLSRERVHYVYDRCVRVDATKARQQLGWHPRSPETVLKEIIHSRFYSNSQ; via the coding sequence ATGAAAACTCTGGTTACGGGAGCGAATGGATTTACTGGATCCCATCTGGTGAAGCTGTTGAGTCAGCAGGGAAATCAAGTTGTGGGATTGGTGCGTCGATCGAGCGATCGCTCTCGTCTGGCGGGACTTCCGGTGCAGTTGGTGGAAGGAGATATTACCGATCGGAACGCCCTAAAAACAGCCATGCAGGGCGTGGATGTGGTATTCCACACGGCGGCTTATGTCGAGTTGGGCCTTGTGAATGAGCCGGAAATGGAGCGGGTGAATGTGGCAGGAACCCGTGCTGTGATCGACACTGCCCGCCAGATCGGAGTGGAAAAATTGATTTATTGCAGCACCATTGGCATCTTTGGTGACACAGCAGGAAAAGCAGTCAATGAAACCTTCCAGCGGCAACAACAGGGCTTTTCTTCCGCTTACGATCGCACCAAGTACGAAGCCCAGCAACTGGTAGACCAGGCCGCAAGGGAAGGCTTTCATACTGTGAGCATACTACCTTCTGGGATTTTTGGAACCGATGATCCCCACTTTGGCCCCGTCCTCAAGTCTTTCCTCCAGGGCAAATTGAAACTATGGGCCGGAGGTCAGCGAGTCACCGGAATTGTGCATGTGGATGACCTGGCACTGGCCATGCTGTTAGCCGTAGAAAAGGCCCAACCCGGTGAGCATTACATCATTTCTGCCGGAGATTTGACCACCCGCGAAATGTTCGAGATTCTCAGCCAGGAAACAGGCATTCCAGTTCCCGCAGAAGCCCCAGAAGCACTTGTCCGTCTGGCAGGAAATGTCTTAGATCCGATCGGACGGCTATTCTCCTGGCAACCTCCCCTCAGCCGAGAACGAGTGCATTATGTGTACGATCGCTGCGTCCGCGTCGATGCCACCAAAGCCAGACAGCAACTGGGATGGCACCCGCGATCGCCCGAAACCGTCCTCAAAGAAATCATTCATTCTCGCTTTTACAGCAACTCCCAGTAA